From a region of the Phycisphaerales bacterium genome:
- a CDS encoding sigma-70 family RNA polymerase sigma factor yields MNLNRSSTSGVDTLWETVCEDVRLLAEALMRRERPGHTLQATALMNEAYLRITRRSDVHQVSRIEFLQIAAQAMRRVLVDHARLKLADKRGGKLRKITLDSAVHFGQPDLDLADLDEAMDRLAELSTRQAKVVEMRFFGGLTMAEVAQALGVSKRTVESDWAFARAWLRQELKR; encoded by the coding sequence ATGAACCTCAATCGTTCATCCACCTCGGGAGTCGACACCCTTTGGGAGACCGTCTGCGAGGATGTGCGACTGCTCGCCGAAGCGCTGATGCGCCGCGAGCGGCCCGGCCACACCCTCCAGGCCACCGCCCTGATGAACGAGGCCTACCTTCGGATCACGCGGCGATCCGATGTGCACCAGGTCTCCCGCATCGAGTTCCTCCAGATCGCCGCGCAGGCCATGCGGCGGGTGCTGGTCGATCACGCACGCCTCAAACTGGCGGATAAGCGCGGCGGCAAACTGCGGAAGATCACACTCGATTCCGCTGTTCACTTCGGACAACCCGATCTCGACCTGGCAGACCTTGACGAAGCCATGGACCGTCTGGCCGAGCTCAGCACCCGCCAGGCGAAGGTCGTCGAGATGCGGTTCTTTGGTGGCCTGACGATGGCTGAAGTGGCGCAAGCGCTGGGGGTCTCGAAGCGCACGGTTGAAAGCGACTGGGCGTTTGCGCGAGCGTGGCTCCGCCAGGAGCTCAAGAGGTAG
- a CDS encoding protein kinase yields the protein MVEGHAVTPERHQRMRELFEVAIDLEDEDCRQFLANACKGDDELCREVQLLLSSHRRPGEFLDTPAVILADPGDFDTAQPELTGTRIGRYQLLSIIARGGMGIVYEAVQDQPRRIVAIKVMRQGLGSQSALRRFQDEAQILARLRHPNIAQIFEAGTHNDVSVRSGGEPIPYFALEYIPGARSITDHASARGLSIRDRLALLVKVCDAVHHGHQKGIIHRDIKPANILVDSDGEPKVIDFGVARVTESDVAVTSRQTQMGQILGTVQYMSPEQCESDPHDIDSRSDVYSLGILAYELLSGQVAYDTSSSSLLQAARMIQGTAPKPLSMIDRRLRGDIETIVAKAMEKDRERRYQSAEALKKDIDRYLNGEPIEARRRSAWVGATRWMGKHPIFTSAMGATLVAVIILSTAILAVYYGVRRPSHYEYSANHNTAWLKSGLGAQLETLGGAEEPPDCVKAMIVPRPSRFGGGRVTLYCVKSGQHSTGQQLWVCDPDDLDTPVWSTGNDPLRTRPAIRVKEMAESSDQGYLTYDFAVADVFPEVPGNEIIVVHEQVSDSPNAIRVYDFGGNVLFEAWHFGHLAQVRWWAREGLLIAAGDRHGIPDILRNGFGYPPPWPKVVMALRPRLGGRFGWANERDWPDDWRTDPNITETLVWYKVLMPEEWWQEFNSPMVDIPSGAGTGGPCVVIHFDASKQVGMSLQVNATGDRIVLQSNDEFRKLRSAFPEESPTLVEWPPKKDDR from the coding sequence ATGGTGGAGGGGCACGCCGTGACTCCGGAGCGCCATCAGCGTATGCGCGAACTCTTTGAGGTGGCGATCGACCTCGAGGACGAGGACTGCCGTCAGTTTCTGGCCAATGCCTGCAAGGGGGACGACGAACTGTGCCGCGAGGTGCAACTGCTGCTGAGCAGCCATCGGCGTCCCGGTGAATTCCTGGATACTCCCGCAGTCATTCTCGCCGACCCGGGCGACTTCGATACGGCCCAGCCGGAACTGACGGGAACTCGCATCGGCCGATATCAGCTGCTGAGCATCATCGCGCGAGGCGGGATGGGCATCGTCTACGAGGCGGTGCAGGATCAACCCCGGCGGATCGTGGCGATCAAGGTCATGCGGCAGGGGCTGGGCTCGCAATCCGCGCTGCGGCGCTTCCAGGACGAAGCGCAGATTCTCGCGAGGCTGCGGCACCCGAACATCGCTCAGATCTTCGAAGCCGGAACTCACAATGACGTCTCGGTGCGCAGTGGCGGTGAGCCGATTCCATACTTTGCTCTGGAGTACATACCCGGCGCGCGATCGATTACCGACCATGCGAGCGCGCGTGGGCTTTCGATACGCGATCGCCTGGCGCTCTTGGTCAAGGTCTGTGACGCCGTGCATCACGGGCACCAGAAGGGCATCATCCACCGCGACATCAAGCCAGCGAACATCCTGGTCGATTCCGATGGCGAGCCAAAGGTGATCGACTTCGGAGTGGCGCGCGTGACGGAATCGGATGTCGCCGTCACGTCCCGGCAGACGCAGATGGGTCAGATCCTCGGCACGGTGCAGTACATGAGCCCCGAGCAGTGCGAGAGCGATCCGCACGACATCGACAGCCGAAGCGACGTCTACTCGCTGGGCATCCTCGCCTATGAACTGCTCAGCGGACAGGTCGCCTACGACACGAGCAGTTCGAGCCTTCTGCAGGCGGCGAGGATGATCCAGGGGACGGCGCCCAAGCCCCTGTCCATGATCGACCGGCGCTTGCGCGGCGACATCGAGACCATCGTCGCCAAGGCGATGGAGAAGGATCGCGAGCGGCGCTACCAGTCAGCCGAGGCGCTTAAGAAAGACATCGATCGATACCTGAACGGCGAGCCGATCGAGGCGAGGCGGCGATCGGCGTGGGTCGGGGCGACGCGCTGGATGGGGAAGCACCCGATCTTCACCTCGGCGATGGGCGCGACGCTGGTGGCGGTGATCATCCTGTCTACCGCGATCCTGGCTGTGTATTACGGCGTTCGGCGACCGAGCCATTATGAGTACTCAGCCAATCACAACACCGCCTGGCTCAAGAGCGGCCTGGGGGCGCAGCTGGAAACGCTCGGAGGGGCTGAAGAGCCTCCGGACTGCGTGAAAGCGATGATCGTGCCCCGGCCGAGTCGCTTCGGGGGCGGGCGCGTTACGCTGTACTGCGTCAAGTCGGGTCAGCATTCGACGGGGCAGCAACTGTGGGTGTGCGATCCGGACGATCTCGACACGCCGGTCTGGTCGACCGGGAATGACCCGCTTCGAACGCGACCCGCCATTCGGGTCAAAGAGATGGCCGAGTCGAGCGATCAGGGTTACCTCACCTACGACTTTGCTGTCGCCGATGTGTTCCCGGAGGTGCCCGGGAACGAGATCATCGTGGTCCATGAGCAGGTGTCCGACTCTCCCAATGCCATTCGCGTGTATGACTTTGGGGGAAACGTGCTCTTTGAAGCGTGGCACTTCGGGCACCTGGCGCAGGTCCGGTGGTGGGCACGGGAAGGGCTCCTGATCGCAGCCGGTGATCGGCACGGCATTCCCGACATTCTGCGAAACGGTTTCGGGTATCCGCCGCCGTGGCCGAAGGTCGTCATGGCGCTGCGGCCCCGCCTCGGTGGGCGTTTTGGCTGGGCCAACGAACGCGACTGGCCCGACGACTGGCGCACGGATCCGAACATCACGGAGACGCTCGTGTGGTACAAGGTGCTCATGCCGGAGGAATGGTGGCAGGAGTTCAACTCTCCCATGGTCGACATACCGTCGGGCGCCGGCACGGGCGGCCCCTGCGTGGTGATCCACTTTGATGCATCGAAGCAAGTCGGCATGTCGTTGCAGGTGAATGCGACG